The Candidatus Hydrogenedentota bacterium region GCGAAAGCCGCCCGACTTGTCGCCCAGGAACCCCGCCCGCTCCCGCGCGAGAAGATGGCAGAGGTTCACGCGTGGTTTGATAGCGAATGCGCAGCGAGTAAACGCGCCCATGATGAAGCGGTGGCCCATATCCCCGGCGGTGTGCAGCACAACCTGGCTTTCAACCATCCTTTTCCTCTGAGCATCGCGAAGGCCGAAGGCGCGTATTTGTGGGACGTGGACGGCAATCGCTATATCGACTTTCTCCAGGCGGGCGGCGCGACCTTGCTCGGGAGCAACTATCCCGCCGTGCAGGAAGCCGTGCTTAAGGTTATCCGTGATTGCAGCCCGGTGACGGGCCTCTTCCATGACTACGAAGTGAAACTGGCGAAGCTGATTCACGAGTTCATGCCCGATGTTGAACTTTTTCGCATGCTCGCCAGCGGCACGGAAGCCTGCATGGCCGCGATTCGCGCGGCGCGGAACTTTTCCGGCAAGCGCCACGTGATCAAAATGGGCGCGGGATACCACGGCTGGAGCGACCAGTTGCTCTACGGAACGCGCATCCCCGGCACGGGCAATTTTGAAGCGGCGGGTATTCCCGAGGAGTGCAATACCCTGACCCACGAGTTTTTCCCCAATGATATCGAGGGATTGCGAGCGCTGCTGGAGGCCAATCAAGGCCAGGGCGGCACGGCGGCGGTGCTGGTGGAGCCCCTGGGCTCCGAGAGCGGCGTGCGGCTGGTGGATCGCGATTTCAACGCGAAAGTGCGGGCGCTCTGCGACGAATTTGAAACTTTGCTGATCTTTGACGAGGTGGTGAGCGGATTTCGCCTCGGTCTGGGCGGCGTCCAGGGCTACCTCGGCGTGAAGCCCGACCTGACCGTATTCGGCAAATGCGTGGCGGGGGGCTACCCCGGCGCGGGCGGCGTGGGCGGACGGCGGGACATCATGAACACCTTCACCGCCGGTATCGGATCGGGTCAGCAGCGCACGATAGTCGGTGGCACGCTCTCCGCCAGTCCCATAAGTTGCGCGGCGGGCTACCACGCCCTCCTCGCCATGGCCGAGACCGACGCCCCCTCAAAAGCGGGCCGCGCGGGCGACCGGCTCTGCGCCGGGCTGCAGGCCATCCTCGACACGCTGGCCACACCCTTCTTCGTCTACAACATTGGCTCCATAGTCCACCTCGAGACCCACGGCGTGCTCCGGGTCGATCTGAGCGATCCCGAGTTCTTCATGAACATCATGACGCGCAAAAAGATCGCCGAAGAAATGAGCGCCGCCTACGCCGCCGCGGGCATCATCACCATCGCGGGTGGACGGCTCTACACCAGCATGGCGGATACGGATGAGGTCGTAGACGAGGCGCTGACGGGATTTCGGAGTGTGCTGGGTGCGGGGTGACGGCGGTGGACTCGCCCGCAGTGATGCTGATAGGCTAATGGGGCAATCGGGAGCCGGGGCCGGGATGGTTTGGAGAGACCGTGGCTCCCTAAACTGGAAGTTTTGTGGATCAGTCCCGAAGGGGGAGGCATTCATCTATGTTTCGTGTGGCGTCATTTGCGCTTGCCGTCGTGGGGCTTTTGGGGGTCGAGGCGCAACAGGTGGTGGATATTCCGGATCCTGTCTTGAAGTTGGCAATTAGGATGGAACTCCGTATTGAATCCGATACTATCTTTGATACGAACCTCCAGGAATTGTGGCATCTCGATCCCTACACCAACATTGGCCAGATTCGCAACCTTGCCGGGCTGGAGTACGCGACAAATCTAGTCACCCTGAATTTGAACAACCACACGGTGGAGTCGCTCGCACCGATCTCAAAACTTGCCCGACTCCGGGAGTTGAAGTTGTGGAACAACCAGTTGGTATCCACAGGCGACTTGAGCGGGATGACAGGCCTTGTCTCGCTTGAGCTCCAAGGCAACTTCCTTAGCGATGTGGCGGGGATTGCGAACCTTCCCAACCTCGAGTATTTGAACATCGAGAACAATCAAATCAAGACATTGGAGGGGTTTACCGGACTCCCGTCCCTCGAAATTCTCAACGCAAACGGCAATCTCCTGGAGTCGCTGGCCGGTCTGGAACAGGCGCCCTTGCTGAAGAGGTTGACCGCACGGAGGAACCGTCTGACCAATCTGGATGCGCTGGGAGCACATCGAGGTCTGCGGGAGATCGACGTGGCCGAAAATCAAGTCGCTGAGATTCAAGTTCTTGTGGACAATCCCGGTATTTCGCGTGATGTGGAGATTAACCTTTGGAGGAACCCCTTGTCCGTGTCGGCATTGTGCGAGGGCGTTCCGGCGCTGCTCGCCCGTCGGGTGCAAGTCTATTTCTATAATCTGGTAAATCCGAATGATATCCTCGAACGGATCGGAAAAGTCTGTGTGGCTCCCGACTCGGACGAGGACGGCGATGGGTTGTCCTCGGTTGAGGAGTGGGGTTACGGGACCGACGCCGACCGCGCGGATTCCGACGAAGACGGTAGAAGCGATGGCGAAGAGGTGGCCGCAGGTACCGATCCTGGCGACGCGACAAGTTTCACGCCGAGCCCGGTGCAGATTGCCGACCCGAATCTTCGCGCGGCGATTTTCTATGAGCTTCGCCTGCCGGAGGACCACGTGTTGCTCGACACAGATATGGCGAAACTAACCGGACTCGACGGCAGGCGTCGAAACATAACAGACCTGGACGGTATTGAATCCGCTTTCAGACTTCGCCATGTGAATTTTGAAGAGAATCAAATTCGCGATGCCGGTCCCCTGTCGTCGTTGAAGGGCCTTCAGACTATATCGATCCAGGACAATCAACTTGAGGACGCCGGGGGATTTCAGCATTTGCCGTTGCTTTCTTTCCTTGATATTTCGCGCAATCAGATTGCGACGCTCGACGCCATGATGGAACTGCCCCTTCTTACTACCCTCAGAGCCCGTGGCAATGAGATTTCCTCCGCGGATACGCTGGGGCAATTCACTACCCTGACGGAATTACTGCTCGGCGAGAACCTGCTGACGGACATCGCCTTTGTTAAAGACCTGATTGCCTTGACCCACCTCGATATCAGCGAGAACAGGCTCGTTGACCTTCATGCCGAGGGCAGTATGCCTGCGCTTTTGGACCTGTACGCAGAACAGAATCAGATCGCCACGTTAGTCGGGATGCCTGAGATGCCCCGCCTGCGGCAATTTATCCTTGAAAATAACGTTCTCGTCGACCTGGCAGGTCTCGAGAAGGCGTCCAACCTCCGCGTGCTCAGGGCCGGAGCAAATCGATTGAACGATATTTCCACGCTTACGCCCTTTACCAGCCTGGAGGTCATATCGCTCGAAAACAATCAAGTGAGTTCGCTCGCAGATATCATCGAACTGCCTGGATACGTGGACATCAACCTAATCGGAAACAATATCAGCGACCTTGCCCCCATAGTTGCTCGCCGCGCGGGGGGAGATATGCATCTGGAGCTGGATGGAAACCCGTTGGATAGCCTCGAAATGTGCACCAGCTACACAGCGTTTCTTGCCCGTGGCGTTACGATTTCGCTGCCGAGTGATTGGGGCTACCGGCGGTGGATTTGCGAAGCACCCGACGACGACGAAGACGACGATGGCATTGGCAATCTGGAGGAAGCGCTGGGCGGCACGGATCCCGTGAACTTCGATTCGGATGGCGACTTTATCGGGGACGGCGAAGAGCGGGACCGGGGTACCGATCCACTGGATCCGGCAGATTATCCCGGCACGGAGATCGAGTTTCCCGACGCTGCGCTGGAGGCGGCGGTGCGAACTGCCCTGAACCGCCCCGAGGGTGTACTTCGGGATTCAGACATGAATTGGCTGGTCTCGCTTGAAGCAAACAATCTCGGCATACGGGATCTGCGCGGATTGGAGTATTGCAAACGGCTCGAACGACTCGAACTGGATGGCAACGAAATCAGCGATATCGGGCCTCTCGCCGGCGTAACGGCGCTCAACCGGCTGTCGCTGCGCGGCAATGCCATCCTCGACACCAGCTCTCTCGCGGGACTGCCGCGAATCGAGTTGCTCGACCTAAGTGAAAATCCCGGAATCAACCTCGGCGGGCTTACAAGTAACACCACAATAAAACGACTGGAGCTGCAATCGATCGGCCTGGAGAGTGTGGAATTAATAGCCACCCTATCCGAGTTGAGAATACTCGACGTTTCCGAAAATGAGATACAGGATTTTGGGGCGTTCGAACTTTACGAGCCCCAGGGCCCCTATCTGCGTATTTACGCAGGCAACAATCCGCTGACTCGAGACACGCTCTGTGATACGTTCTCTGAATTGAGTTACGTTGACATCGAATTCTATTTTTCGATGGACTATGACTCCTGGCACGGTATCGGACGCAACGATGATATTTCTGTGACCTGTGAAGACCCCGGTGGGGACATGGACGGCGACGGCCTGGGAAATCTCGACGAAACCAACATGGGTTTGCGACCTGATCGGTTCGACACGGATGGTGACGGTTTCGACGATGGACTCGAGTTGGCGGAAGGTACCGATCCACTGAATCGAGATGATTTCCCCGCAACGAGCGGTGAAGGCGAGGGCGAGGGCGAGGGCGAGGGCGAGGGTGAAGGTGAAGGTGAAGGTGAAGGTGAAGGTCCAACCGATGACGAGATCATCGATGCGCTGCTGGAGAATCTGGGCACAGCGGATCTGAGCGGAGACGGCCGCATTTCCTATGAAGAGTTTGACGCCTATGTCGGAGACGCATCCCATCGGGCGTTGTTTCGTGCACTTGATTCGAACAATGATGGATATATAGTGCGCGCCGAGCTGCTGGCGGGACAGGTGGGCGGCTGTTTTGGTCCCGGTGCCGCGCAGGATGGCGTCGTTTTTGGCATTGCCGTATACGTTCTGCTATTGCTTGACGCGCTTGTGGAGGCACCACGCCAGTTACTGCAGTACTTGCTCGGAGGTCCGGAAGATACAGAGGACGATTGATGGCGGGGGATGAGGCATTTCGCGAAGCCGTTGAGTCTACGCCTTGCCTTTCAGGCGCTTCACGGCCCCGTCGTCGATGAGCAATTTCATCTGCTCGATAGCGATTCGGTTGAGCTTTTCCAGCCGGGCCGCCTGCGCCATGTCCTCCTTGATGAACAGGGCGTTCAGGTTTTCGAGATTGGAGAGGCAGATGAGCTGGGCGATATTGGCCTCGTCGCGGAGGTTGCCTTTGTTGCCGGGATTTGCCGCGCGCCACTCTTTTGCGGTGAGGCCGAAGAGCGCCATGTTGAGCACGTCCGCCTCGGTGGCATAGACCAGGCTTATCTGCTTCGCGGACAGTTCAGGTGGAATCAGGTTCTCTTTGATCGCGTCCGTGTGAATCCGGTAATTGATCTTGGCCAGGTTGCGCTTGATGTCCCAGCCGAGTTGGGCCTGTTCCTGCTCCTTGAGGCGCTGGAATTCTTTGATGAGATAAAGTTTGAACTCGACGGAGATCCACGAGGCGAACTCGAAGGCGATGTCCTTGTGGGCGAAGGTTCCGCCGTAGCGCCCGGACTTGGATATGATCCCAATTGCGCCGGTGCCGTCGATCCATTGTTTTGGGGTCAAGGTGAAGCTGTTGAGTCCAGCCTGCTTTTTAAACCCGTCGAATTCGACGGGTTTAAAAACCGGATTGTTGAGTTGCTCCCATATTCCCAAAAACTCTATGGTATTGCGGTTTCGGAGCCAGTTTCGTATCAGATCGTCCGTGTGCTCCGCGTTCTTATAGCGTGCAATATCCGTCAGGCTGATATAGTCCGCCTCGTTTTGCGTCTGGATAGAGACTTCCTTGTCCAACACCTTTATCTTAGCCATGCCCGATGCCCTCTTCGTTTCGCTTTCATTGTGGCGAATTTGCCGTGGATAAAATCTTAGCATATTGGTCGCAGGATGCAGCCCTGTTGATGTTAACGGGTGCAAATCGGACGGATCGGACCGATTGGACCGATTGGACTGATCTGATCGAGCTTATCGGGCTGATCTGTATGCGCTGCCCGATGCCCCATCAACCTTTCCGCCGCCGACCCCCGGTTTGACTCTTCCCGCCCCCGTTTGTTACGCTACCAAGATGCCGTCTTGTGCGGTAAATCTTTTTTTCAAAGGAGAAGAGAATTTCTCATGAGTTACGAAACCAGGGAATCCAACCAGCAGTTGATGGAAGCCATTATGGCTGACGGGCTTACGGAGCTTGATGCCGAGCTTCAGGCCGAATTGGCTGCCGCATCGATGGAGTCGCTTTTCGGCGAATCCGTCAAGAATTTCAATGAAGGTGAAGTCGTCCAGGGCAAGGTGATGGAAATCGCCGATGACCGCGTGCTTGTGGACATCGGGTACAAGAGCGAGGGCATCGTCCCGACCTCCGAATTCCTGCAGCCGGACAAGCTCTCCGTGGGCGATGTCTTCGATTTCTACATCGAAGATCCCGAAAACGAAGCCGGCCTGCCCGTGCTTTCGAAGATGAAGGCCGACCGGATCAAGAACTGGGAAAAAGTCCAGGAGATCTATGAGGCCGACGGTGTCATTGAAGGCACCATTGTCCGCCGGGTCAAGGGCGGCCTGAAGGTTGATATCGGTATCGACGCCTTCATGCCCGCGAGCCAGTTGACGTTCCGCCCCATGGGCGACTTGGAGCGTTACCTCGGCGAGCGCATGGAACTGAAGATTATCAAGCTGACCAAGCGCCGCCGCAACGTGGTGGTGAGCCGCCGCAAGCTCCTTGAAGAGCAGCGCGCCGGCGAGAAGGAAAAGCTTCTCCAGACGATCGAAGTGGGCAAGGTGCTCCGCGGCGAAGTCAAGAATATTACCGATTTCGGTGCGTTTGTGGACGTGGGCGGCATCGACGGCCTGCTCCACGTGACGGACATGAGCTGGGGCCGCGTGAAGCACCCGAGCCAGATTGTCCAGGTTGGCCAGGGCATCGATGTGATGGTCCTGAGCTTCGACCCCCAGTCCGAGCGCATCAGCCTCGGCCTGAAGCAGAAGACCCAGAATCCCTGGAAGTCCGCTGTGGACCGCTACCCGGTCGGCACCGTCGTCCGCGGCCGCGTGGTCAGCATGACGGATTACGGCGCGTTCGTGCAGCTTGAAGAAGGCATCGAGGGC contains the following coding sequences:
- a CDS encoding KilA-N domain-containing protein; translated protein: MAKIKVLDKEVSIQTQNEADYISLTDIARYKNAEHTDDLIRNWLRNRNTIEFLGIWEQLNNPVFKPVEFDGFKKQAGLNSFTLTPKQWIDGTGAIGIISKSGRYGGTFAHKDIAFEFASWISVEFKLYLIKEFQRLKEQEQAQLGWDIKRNLAKINYRIHTDAIKENLIPPELSAKQISLVYATEADVLNMALFGLTAKEWRAANPGNKGNLRDEANIAQLICLSNLENLNALFIKEDMAQAARLEKLNRIAIEQMKLLIDDGAVKRLKGKA
- a CDS encoding aminotransferase class III-fold pyridoxal phosphate-dependent enzyme gives rise to the protein MSQAFYDWPDAAVVAAKAARLVAQEPRPLPREKMAEVHAWFDSECAASKRAHDEAVAHIPGGVQHNLAFNHPFPLSIAKAEGAYLWDVDGNRYIDFLQAGGATLLGSNYPAVQEAVLKVIRDCSPVTGLFHDYEVKLAKLIHEFMPDVELFRMLASGTEACMAAIRAARNFSGKRHVIKMGAGYHGWSDQLLYGTRIPGTGNFEAAGIPEECNTLTHEFFPNDIEGLRALLEANQGQGGTAAVLVEPLGSESGVRLVDRDFNAKVRALCDEFETLLIFDEVVSGFRLGLGGVQGYLGVKPDLTVFGKCVAGGYPGAGGVGGRRDIMNTFTAGIGSGQQRTIVGGTLSASPISCAAGYHALLAMAETDAPSKAGRAGDRLCAGLQAILDTLATPFFVYNIGSIVHLETHGVLRVDLSDPEFFMNIMTRKKIAEEMSAAYAAAGIITIAGGRLYTSMADTDEVVDEALTGFRSVLGAG
- a CDS encoding leucine-rich repeat domain-containing protein: MELRIESDTIFDTNLQELWHLDPYTNIGQIRNLAGLEYATNLVTLNLNNHTVESLAPISKLARLRELKLWNNQLVSTGDLSGMTGLVSLELQGNFLSDVAGIANLPNLEYLNIENNQIKTLEGFTGLPSLEILNANGNLLESLAGLEQAPLLKRLTARRNRLTNLDALGAHRGLREIDVAENQVAEIQVLVDNPGISRDVEINLWRNPLSVSALCEGVPALLARRVQVYFYNLVNPNDILERIGKVCVAPDSDEDGDGLSSVEEWGYGTDADRADSDEDGRSDGEEVAAGTDPGDATSFTPSPVQIADPNLRAAIFYELRLPEDHVLLDTDMAKLTGLDGRRRNITDLDGIESAFRLRHVNFEENQIRDAGPLSSLKGLQTISIQDNQLEDAGGFQHLPLLSFLDISRNQIATLDAMMELPLLTTLRARGNEISSADTLGQFTTLTELLLGENLLTDIAFVKDLIALTHLDISENRLVDLHAEGSMPALLDLYAEQNQIATLVGMPEMPRLRQFILENNVLVDLAGLEKASNLRVLRAGANRLNDISTLTPFTSLEVISLENNQVSSLADIIELPGYVDINLIGNNISDLAPIVARRAGGDMHLELDGNPLDSLEMCTSYTAFLARGVTISLPSDWGYRRWICEAPDDDEDDDGIGNLEEALGGTDPVNFDSDGDFIGDGEERDRGTDPLDPADYPGTEIEFPDAALEAAVRTALNRPEGVLRDSDMNWLVSLEANNLGIRDLRGLEYCKRLERLELDGNEISDIGPLAGVTALNRLSLRGNAILDTSSLAGLPRIELLDLSENPGINLGGLTSNTTIKRLELQSIGLESVELIATLSELRILDVSENEIQDFGAFELYEPQGPYLRIYAGNNPLTRDTLCDTFSELSYVDIEFYFSMDYDSWHGIGRNDDISVTCEDPGGDMDGDGLGNLDETNMGLRPDRFDTDGDGFDDGLELAEGTDPLNRDDFPATSGEGEGEGEGEGEGEGEGEGEGEGPTDDEIIDALLENLGTADLSGDGRISYEEFDAYVGDASHRALFRALDSNNDGYIVRAELLAGQVGGCFGPGAAQDGVVFGIAVYVLLLLDALVEAPRQLLQYLLGGPEDTEDD
- a CDS encoding 30S ribosomal protein S1 translates to MSYETRESNQQLMEAIMADGLTELDAELQAELAAASMESLFGESVKNFNEGEVVQGKVMEIADDRVLVDIGYKSEGIVPTSEFLQPDKLSVGDVFDFYIEDPENEAGLPVLSKMKADRIKNWEKVQEIYEADGVIEGTIVRRVKGGLKVDIGIDAFMPASQLTFRPMGDLERYLGERMELKIIKLTKRRRNVVVSRRKLLEEQRAGEKEKLLQTIEVGKVLRGEVKNITDFGAFVDVGGIDGLLHVTDMSWGRVKHPSQIVQVGQGIDVMVLSFDPQSERISLGLKQKTQNPWKSAVDRYPVGTVVRGRVVSMTDYGAFVQLEEGIEGMVHVSEMSWTRRVRHPNEILALDAEVDVMVLTVDPDSEKIALGIKQTQPNPWKQLAERYPVNSTVTGTVRNLTDYGAFVQIEEGIDGLLHVSDISWTKKVPHPSEILEKGQEVTVKILSIDPESEKISVGMKQLETDPWLAVIEKMPMGSIVEVEIAKLVSFGAFAKLDSGIEGLIHVSELSSDRVQKPEEVLNIGDKVMAKVISISAADRKIGLSVREAQRDLDNNLMAEHGSSGTGSVDVGAVIQGSMPESMMQAGRSLADVAHEMMAAVSKAEAARNAEAEAEKAE